The following are encoded together in the Planococcus antarcticus DSM 14505 genome:
- a CDS encoding nuclease-related domain-containing protein yields MALLLARLDHQHPQRPFLERELHWKTAGKRGEERIRKKFNEFYQEEEFHTLWNVNLKIDNWFVQMDGLLLTEHCAIIIESKNISGQLHFDEKTGEFFRVNPTGEKTVMENPKIQLNKHIRFLTHFFKMKKINLSVAGLIVFTAKDCEFISKPHGVSICKTYQMIEYLLEILQAFPLEAENIKLSKIKKLILTNQTPYKQAPLCTYYFIDPKDLNPGVYCPNCKILTMQRAKRNWICTECGVRNASAHILAIQEYLTFVETNITNQKLREFCGFESRAVATRLLSQLDLKRIGKSKAYSYHFHE; encoded by the coding sequence TTGGCGCTGCTACTAGCAAGGCTCGATCATCAACATCCGCAACGGCCGTTTCTTGAACGGGAACTTCACTGGAAAACCGCCGGCAAACGCGGAGAAGAGCGGATTCGAAAGAAATTTAATGAATTTTATCAAGAGGAAGAGTTCCATACACTGTGGAACGTCAACTTAAAAATCGACAACTGGTTCGTACAAATGGATGGTTTGTTGCTGACTGAGCACTGCGCGATAATCATTGAGTCCAAAAACATCAGTGGTCAACTTCATTTTGATGAAAAGACAGGAGAATTTTTCCGTGTTAATCCCACAGGAGAAAAGACCGTTATGGAAAATCCAAAAATCCAGCTCAATAAGCATATTCGTTTTTTAACACATTTCTTTAAAATGAAAAAAATCAATTTGTCGGTAGCCGGTTTGATTGTCTTTACCGCAAAGGACTGTGAATTCATCTCCAAACCGCATGGCGTCTCTATCTGCAAGACCTACCAAATGATCGAATACCTTTTGGAAATTCTTCAGGCTTTCCCCCTCGAAGCCGAAAATATCAAACTGTCTAAAATCAAGAAATTGATTTTGACCAATCAAACCCCTTACAAACAAGCCCCTTTATGCACATACTATTTCATTGATCCGAAAGATTTGAATCCAGGGGTTTATTGCCCAAATTGCAAAATCCTGACGATGCAGCGTGCCAAACGAAATTGGATCTGTACTGAATGTGGAGTACGCAACGCTTCTGCGCATATTTTAGCGATCCAGGAGTATTTAACTTTTGTTGAAACAAATATCACCAATCAAAAACTTCGCGAGTTTTGTGGATTTGAATCCAGAGCAGTAGCCACAAGATTACTGAGTCAGCTGGATCTGAAGAGAATCGGAAAATCAAAAGCCTACTCTTACCACTTCCACGAATAA